The following is a genomic window from Candidatus Hydrogenedentota bacterium.
CGGTCACGAGGATCATTCCGTAGGGCTGCTGAATGAGAGTGGAGAGCTTCTTGATGTCCTCTGTTTCAAGACCGAGATCCTTGATTCCTTGGAGAACCGCTGAAGCATCGAGCAGACGCAACACCACGCGCTCGCCCAGGAAACACGGCAGCGTGGCGACGCGAATGTCGAACTCTTTGTCCGCAAAATCGAACGCGATGTGGCCGTCCTGGGGGTGGCGCGTTTCCGTAATATCCATATCCGCCATAATCTTGACGCGGGATACGACAGCGGCCTCGATCTCGTGGTCAATGCTCATAACATCATGCAGAACGCCGTCGATGCGGTAGCGGACGCGCATCTCGGGCTCCTGCGGGTCGAGATGGATATCGGTGGCGCCCGAGTTCACGGCGCCTTCAATCATTTTGCTTACGAGCTGCATTACCGACGCCCCAGATGCTTGCCGAGCAATCTCCGCAAAATCCAAGGTGGTCTCTTCCGTGACGATTTCTTCAATCATAACAACCTCGCCTTGTTTTTCCTCGCCCTGCTTCAGAGCTTTGGATGGTTCCATTTTCTCGGGGACACTCTCTGGCCGGCGTCTGGGCGCCGCTTTCGGTGGAGGCGCCTCGGGTTCATCAAGGGCAGCCGTGGCGCGTTTGCCATACCGCTTTTTCAGCTCTTCGTTAAAGTTGTCAATGTGGCTCAGGATCGGATGAATGCGTTTACCCAGGAAGACCTCCGCATCTTCGAGGGAGTTCAACACTCGCGGATCGCCGATCAGAGCCGTAAGCCGGTCGCCTTCTATTCGCACCGGGATGAACTTGTATTTTCTTGCCACGCTCTCGGGCACCGCCTCGAGAGCTTCGGCGTGGCTCGACGTTTTCGGCAGGGTGGCATATTCCAGCTTATGCTGTCTTGCCAGGGCCTTCGCCAGAGCTTCGGGTCCGACGATCTTGCCATCGAGCAAGATCTTTCCCAACAGGCGTCCCGTGCGCTTCTGTTCCGCCAGCGCCTTCTTGAGATCCTCTTTCGTCACTTCCCCCATCTTCACGAGGGTAGCGCCGATGGACTCGTCTTGTTGACGCTTTGCCTTCGAGTGATACTCGTAACGGAACAAGTCTTCGAGGGCGCCAACGCTGATGATCTCTTTCTGAATCAACTGGCGGTACCATGGAACTCCCGTAGCTTCTTCCCGTTCCATGATGGCGTCCAATTCCTCGCGCGTCAGCACTTCCTGGCGGACCAGTTCGTCTCCAAACTCGTGTTTGCCGGATATTCCTGCCATGGGACTCCCCTTACATCTTCACGTTGAAATATCTTGCCCCCCACATTATATGCACGTCTCGCGTTTACGTAAAGAAATTTTCATCATCAGCCCTGTCAGGCAATCGTGTGGCGGGTGCAGATCCTGTGCCCTTTCCATCCAAGCCGGACCAGTTGAGCAAGCCTGCTTGGCAGGGGCGGGCAGCAGCGCGGAACGCGCCGTCGACCCACCGTCAACTCCTTGGGGTATCCTGGCGAAGGCGATAGGAGGCGGCAAGGGCGTTTGCCTGCCATGTTCTGCTGTGGCAACGCCGGTCTTTTCTTGTGGCGCCGCTTCTGGTATACCAGCGCAGGGGTTCTTGAATGCCGGTTGTTTACGAATAGGAGATGTTCTTTGGTGCCGCAAGTCGTCGGGTGCACAGTTGTGCTTGTTATTGCCCTGGGGATGAATCTCGCAGCGGAGCGGAAGAAATTTCCCGGACGGGTTCTTTTCAAGATGGTGGCTTCGACGGCTTTTGTAGCTCTTGCCTACTTCGGCGGCGCGCTTGGGACACCGTATGGACGGTGGGTTCTTTTTGCCCTCATTTTGTGCTGGATAGGCGATTTGCTGCTTGCCTATGAAGACAAGCTACTTTTTCTTGTAGGGTTGTTCGCGTTTCTGGGTGCGCACGGGGGGCTGGTGTATGCGTTCTTTATGGCGGGCATCAACCCGGTCTGGGCTCTGGCCTCGGGGGTGGTTATGATCCTGCCGGCGCTGTTCGTCGTGCCTTGGTTGCGCCCTCACGTGCTCCGCGAGATGAAGATACCCGTGTACGCGTACATGCTGGTCATTTCAAGCATGGTGGCTTTGTCCGCGGGGGCCGTGGGAAATGGGGGGCCTCCCATTCTTCTTCCCGGCGCGATTCTTTTCTATATTTCGGACATCTTTGTTGCACGGGAACGTTTTGTTCACTCCGGTTACGCGAATACCATCCTTGGCCTTCCCCAATATTACGCGGCGGTGTGGTGTTTTGCTCTGAGCGTCTGGCTGTACGGGTGAGCCATTCCGCTGGAGATGCGGCTTCTTTCTGTCCGTGTGGCGGATGGCGGCGCCGCCGTGCCATGTAGTACCATTGCCTTGAACTTTGGGCCCGTGCAGGAGGTTGGGCAATGGCGCAGTGGTCGTCATGGCAAACGGAAATCAGGCAGCGCGAAGAGTCTATTCTTTCCGCCGCGCGCGCCGTGCTGCTCGAGCGGGGGTACTTTGGTCTGACCATGGAACGGGTCGCGTCGGTAAGTGCGTGCCCGAAAGGCACCATGTATCAACACTTCGGGTGCAAGGAGGACCTGCTCGTGGCGCTTGCCGTCGCGTGCGCGGGGGCGCGGCTCGAGATGATGGAGCGCGCGGCGGCACATTCGTGTCCGTCACGGGAGCGGGTCGTGGCGCTCGGCGAAGCGGTTGCGCTCTACACCCGGCTCAATCCGGACGGCTCGCGCATCATGCACATGACGGTCGGGCCCATCCGCGAAAAGGCGTCTCCCCAACGTCTCAGCGAGCTGGTGCATCTCGAGGAGCGCGAAGTGGCCCTGCTCCACAGGATCCTCCAGGACGCGGTCAGGGAAGGCAACCTTACGCCTCAAGACGACAGCGTGCTCAAGGAGATGGCATTCGGTATATGGGCCCTGGTTGACGGCGCATTCACCCTCATTGAACGCAACAGTCCCCGGGAAGTTCTCGGGATCGACAACCCGTTTTCCAATCTCTTTCGTGTATTCAGCGTTCTGGCGGACGGATACGGCTGGCGTCCTCTTTTTCACGAGCTTGACTGGGAGGAAAGTCTGGCGCGAGCGCGGAAAGAGGTCTTCCCCGAGGAAGCGCAGCGTCTCTATGGCGAAGGCAACTGGTACGGCGACCGCGGCTGACCTTTCCGAGGGCTGAGGCCGCGTGTGCTGTCCAATTCCTGGAGTTTCGGCAATGTACATTCACAGCGCTCTGATCGTGGCTGGTTTCGTGGTTTGGGCTGCCGGGGCGGCCGCATCGGATGCGGAAGGAGGGGGACTG
Proteins encoded in this region:
- a CDS encoding ATPase, T2SS/T4P/T4SS family; amino-acid sequence: MAGISGKHEFGDELVRQEVLTREELDAIMEREEATGVPWYRQLIQKEIISVGALEDLFRYEYHSKAKRQQDESIGATLVKMGEVTKEDLKKALAEQKRTGRLLGKILLDGKIVGPEALAKALARQHKLEYATLPKTSSHAEALEAVPESVARKYKFIPVRIEGDRLTALIGDPRVLNSLEDAEVFLGKRIHPILSHIDNFNEELKKRYGKRATAALDEPEAPPPKAAPRRRPESVPEKMEPSKALKQGEEKQGEVVMIEEIVTEETTLDFAEIARQASGASVMQLVSKMIEGAVNSGATDIHLDPQEPEMRVRYRIDGVLHDVMSIDHEIEAAVVSRVKIMADMDITETRHPQDGHIAFDFADKEFDIRVATLPCFLGERVVLRLLDASAVLQGIKDLGLETEDIKKLSTLIQQPYGMILVTGPTGSGKTTTLYAALNQKNVLTESIVTLEDPVEYQLSGINQVQIETEIGVSFANTLRAAMRQDIDVLLVGEIRDAETARIAIRAAMTGHLVFSTLHTNDAPEAISTLRNMDVPSYLLASSLTAVVAQRLVRKVCPKCKKAFTPAKAMLKSLNLPESTKKLYRGEGCTACYHTGTKGRTGIFEVLEITPQIRQMIAADESTEKICRAAKLKTMADRCRNKVKEGIIPPEEFLRVIRT
- a CDS encoding lysoplasmalogenase, coding for MPQVVGCTVVLVIALGMNLAAERKKFPGRVLFKMVASTAFVALAYFGGALGTPYGRWVLFALILCWIGDLLLAYEDKLLFLVGLFAFLGAHGGLVYAFFMAGINPVWALASGVVMILPALFVVPWLRPHVLREMKIPVYAYMLVISSMVALSAGAVGNGGPPILLPGAILFYISDIFVARERFVHSGYANTILGLPQYYAAVWCFALSVWLYG
- a CDS encoding TetR/AcrR family transcriptional regulator translates to MAQWSSWQTEIRQREESILSAARAVLLERGYFGLTMERVASVSACPKGTMYQHFGCKEDLLVALAVACAGARLEMMERAAAHSCPSRERVVALGEAVALYTRLNPDGSRIMHMTVGPIREKASPQRLSELVHLEEREVALLHRILQDAVREGNLTPQDDSVLKEMAFGIWALVDGAFTLIERNSPREVLGIDNPFSNLFRVFSVLADGYGWRPLFHELDWEESLARARKEVFPEEAQRLYGEGNWYGDRG